The following DNA comes from Brassica oleracea var. oleracea cultivar TO1000 chromosome C5, BOL, whole genome shotgun sequence.
AACACTATTATAGATCATTCATCTACAAAGACAAGCTTGGACTCCACTTGATATGGAAGAAGACTTTGTCAGAAGACTTTCAGGAAGTCCAGACGATTTCCAGGAAGTCCAGACGACTTCCAGATGACTTCCAAGAAGTCCAGACGACTGAAATGGAAGTCGTCTGGAAGACTTCCTGGAAGTCGTCTAGTGCATAAGATTTTTGACGACTAACAGGTAAATCGTCCCAGAAGTCTTCCAGATCTGAAAAACTTGCATATCAAATCCAGATCTGACTGTTATCTCTGTGTTTTCTCTGTTCATGGCTGAGTGGTCAACTTGCTTAGTCTAGGGTGTTAGATCCGTGAGTTAAACATAGATAAGTTAATCCATTGATTGTCTTCATTCATAACGGTTCTTAATACTTTTATTAAACTGGCCGCTTAATGTTAGATCCTAGGTTTAACCTGTTCATTAACCGTGTAATAGGTTGCTAGATCTGTTATGAATGAACATTGCATCCCTAATCAGCAAGAGTAGATATTAGGGTGTATTATGAACATATCGGACTTGATCTCTAAAGCTTGCTAGCGCGTCTTGATCCAAACGAGAGTTTAGGCATCAAGACCGACTTGCAAAGGAATCAATACCACGAGAGTGGGTTGATTCAACCTGAGTGATCCGAGTTCTGGACTTACTCTTAATTGAACTTGAATAATTGTTTGGCTCACACTTGTTTAACACCCGATCAAACCACCCTAGGCTAACATTCTTAATCATCTGAAAAACCTTAAACCAATATCTTACTTGCTTGTTACGAAATCAACTTTAAAACCCCCATATTGTTTTAGCTTGATATTGATCCTATAGAAATAAAGTGTAATCATTGGTCTCTGTGGATTCGATCCTAAAGTGCTACATCGACATACCATTCGATTGTGGTAGTGTGCACATTAGGTTAATTGGTGTGTGAATACACGTAATATCAATTTGGCGCCGTTGACGGGGACAATCTTTTTACCTTTATTTTTTTGGTTATTTATTTAGTCTAAGACCTCTAACTTGTTATATCCTTTTTGTTGTAACTAATGTTCCAGGTTCATGACCAGTAGACATACTCGGAGAAACGCACGAGGAGAATTGGTTACACTTACCAACCAGGAGCTAACAAGGTTAGAAAGAACAAATCGTCAATAACCAAGGCAAACCGAGACCACTATGGGTGATCATGCCAATCAGGATGATCTTATTGCTGCAATGGCACTCATGCAGCAACAGATGCAACAGTTGCAGTAGACCATTCAAGCGCAGGAACAAGCTGCTCAGCAGCAACAGGAACAGCAGGCACAGAATGTTCCGATCAGGAAGAGAAACCTTCCTCGTAACATCCCTACTACGCGCTCTGCCATTGTTCCTCCACCCTGCACCAGGGAGGACTTCGAGATCAAGCCTGCTTTGATCGGTCTAGTACAGAGAAAGGTGTTCTCTGGTATCTCTACAGAAATTCCAATGGAGCATATTGAGAGCTTTGAAAGAGTCTGCAGTTTCACTCGCGCGAATGGCGTACCGCCAGACTACATCAAGTGCATGCTATTCCCATTCTCTCTTGATGGAAAAGCTGCACGGTGGTTGAACTCCCTCCCTACCGACTCTCTTACTTCATGGGAACAGGTCCGATCAGCGTTTCTCAACCATTTCTACTCTAAGGCGAGAACAGCTGCATTGAGGAACAAGATCACCTTTTTCAAACAGCTCACCGATGAGCCTTTCTGCGACGCATGGGAGCGCTTCAATGACTATCGCAGAGAATGTCCTCACCATGGATTTGATGATGACTACCTCTTGGGAATTTTCTATGATGGAGTTGACTGGAAATTTCAGAGTACCGTGAACTCTGCCAGCAATGGAGACTTCATGACTCAGAACACTGATGGAGCGTTTGAGCTGATTGAGAACATGGCTGCCACCTCAGCCAATAAGAACGAGGAGAGTGATTGCTCCAAGAAAGGGAACAGTTCTGACACCCAGAAGATAGATGAGCTGACTGCCAAGGTTGATCAACTACTGAAAAACAACCAAGGGCACGTCTTCAGCATGGACCAAGCTACGACCGGGCAGATTCAGAACCAGAACCAGCGACAACCGCAGAGTAATCGGCAAGCTGTTCCAGCTACCGGGAACAGTCAACCAGATGAGCTGAAGGGTCTGGGTATGATGATGCAACAACTATTGCAAGGTATGCAAATTCAGGGCAAGGCATTGAATCAGGTTTCTACAGACATCAACGCAAGGATGGACAACATGTTCACCGAGCTGAATACAAAGTATGACGCTGTGAGCAACCACATTAAGAGGATTGATGTTCAGCTTGCTCAAACAGCTGAGAGTGTCAAGAGGCAGCAATGTACCCTTCCTGGAAAGAGTGTGATGAATCCTAGAGTTGAGCACTGTAATGCAGCAGAGCTAAGATGTGAGAAAGCTGAGGGAAAAGAAACAGAGCAACTGTCTGCTAAGACTGCTCCAGGCGCAGAAGAGAGAACAGAGCATCATGCTAGCTCTGAAGTGACTGCTTCCGACGAACCTATTGAGATTCCACCAGTGCGAGTCTATGTTTCTAAGGTTCTATATCCAATTCCACCTAAACATCTGATGGATCCTATTAGTGCCGAGCAGCTGGCTGGGTTTAAGAAGATGGTAAGAAGGCTTCCTCAAAATATCTCATTTGAACATGCTTGGGAGATTAGGCCATTGCACATGTTCTTCAAAAATCTTAGGGGGAAATCAAGGCACTATTTACTGAAGCATTGACACCATCGCTGAAGGTACTGCCTAAGGTTATTGACCCTGGAAAGTTTGTTTTTCCTTGTTCCCTTGCTGGAGTAGAATTCAAGGAAGCTCCTTGTGATTCTGGGTCTAGTGTGAACCTTTTCTCAAAAGCGATTGTAGACGAGCTGGGCATTGTTGATGTTGAGCCTTCTCTTGTGACCCTGGCTTTTGCAAACTCTTCCATGACAGTCCCTTATAGTACAATTTGCAACCTTCATGTCCAAGTTGGGAACTGTATTCTCCATACTGAATTTCAGGTTGTTGAGATGAGCAAGGATCATGAGA
Coding sequences within:
- the LOC106345114 gene encoding uncharacterized protein LOC106345114 — encoded protein: MGDHANQDDLIAAMEQAAQQQQEQQAQNVPIRKRNLPRNIPTTRSAIVPPPCTREDFEIKPALIGLVQRKVFSGISTEIPMEHIESFERVCSFTRANGVPPDYIKCMLFPFSLDGKAARWLNSLPTDSLTSWEQVRSAFLNHFYSKARTAALRNKITFFKQLTDEPFCDAWERFNDYRRECPHHGFDDDYLLGIFYDGVDWKFQSTVNSASNGDFMTQNTDGAFELIENMAATSANKNEESDCSKKGNSSDTQKIDELTAKVDQLLKNNQGHVFSMDQATTGQIQNQNQRQPQSNRQAVPATGNSQPDELKGLGMMMQQLLQGMQIQGKALNQVSTDINARMDNMFTELNTKYDAVSNHIKRIDVQLAQTAESVKRQQCTLPGKSVMNPRVEHCNAAELRCEKAEGKETEQLSAKTAPGAEERTEHHASSEVTASDEPIEIPPVRVYVSKVLYPIPPKHLMDPISAEQLAGFKKMGEIKALFTEALTPSLKVLPKVIDPGKFVFPCSLAGVEFKEAPCDSGSSVNLFSKAIVDELGIVDVEPSLVTLAFANSSMTVPYSTICNLHVQVGNCILHTEFQVVEMSKDHEMALIFGRSFMATVGVVVDMPNKRVSFSNINKKVFYKDFPTRSQICYASCISVVSGEQLEIVPKKELGKKGEIQEVLDGDPHTDTKKLSGNARVKEKVQKKRVKGDPMITLIPRLCDEKSIEYEVKCKDTSKPFSKARVILTHELKEKGEADVKGLLSRPS